DNA sequence from the Glycine soja cultivar W05 chromosome 18, ASM419377v2, whole genome shotgun sequence genome:
CCCAATGCTTGAAGGCTCCTCACTATGTGAAGGTATGGGAGAGGGTCAATTGTATCtggccttacccttgcatatgcaaagagactgTTTCTGGATTCAAAGACATGACCAGGTCACCAAGACACAACTTTACTTCTGCTTCAGGGCTCACCCTCATTACTTTggatttcattaaaaatttattttaatatcttaCATTTCTTTAGCTTGAATTTATCCTAGAAACTGTTTAACTGAAAATCCTAATTTCTTGAATATAAAATATGCTTGCTAGACTTCCGTAGTTGGAATCTGTATATTGTGCATTGTGGCCAATGgtcgtttgttttgttttgaactGTAATGAGTGTTTGAAGAATTTCCTTTGGCAATTTGAATCTTGAGATCATTTCCTTGGCTTTTCGATTCAAACTCATGGGAGTCTCTTTAATAGGAACATCATGGATTTGCCAAGCAATCTACTAGCCAGGGCATTTACTCAGTCAAAGAGATACTAAGGCACCTACCTATACTTCCCTTTTTAGGCAGGCATGGTTCAGCTAGGGTGGTCAGCATTTGGTAGGCATACAAGTCGAAAACAGGTCTTGCAGCTATAGGTTCCCATTTTGGTTTATGGGTGAATTTTTCATTCCAATGCCTTTCCATCTGGCATCCCAACAGCTGCAAATGTGACCCTACTGTGACCCTTTAGACCCATTTATCACTTCCAGTTGATTCTTAACTTAGATTCACTTTGTGAACTTTCAATCCGCCTATTTTTACCCATAATTCATTCAAGCAAATCATGAACCCAACCCATTGATTGCTGCTCTCGCTTTCTCTCCTTAAAACATAGTGGCATAGTGTCAGACTACCATGTTAAGTGCCCCTGACAATCTTTTGTTCTGGTCATGCAGGGCCACTTTTGACTATGAAAAAAACTTATACAATGATCACCTTGAGTCACTTCAGGTGATGGAAAAGAACTATGTTTCCATGAGTAGGGAAGTGGAAAAACTTCGAGCAGAGCTCACAAACACTGCTAATGTAGATCGGAGAAGTAGTATGTATCTCCTTTCATACCTGTTTTCTGTTTTAGAATAGAGCCCTTGGTCCTCAATTTTTCATGATTTGTGGATTGATCAATGGTAATAAAATTTAGGTGGGCCATATGGTGGCACCTCTGGAACTAATGAGAATGAGGCTTCTGGTCTTCCTGTGGGACAAAATGCATATGAAGATGGTTATTCTGTTATGCAGGTGTGTGATGCCTCTGTGTTATGTTGTTTTGGGATTCTCGTGGGAGGGAGTGCAGCATTCTAGTTCATTGTCtaatattattaatcattaatttccgaatttgtttaataaaaattaacctCTGGATGTTTTCTgcatatttgtattatttttataaattctttatttgtaaatatagaaaatacatataaatataatgcTTGCATATTGTAATTGACGACTATCTGCCTCTGGTATCAATAAGTAATGATGTGTTGCTAGGATTATTATACTATCTGCCTGATGAATTTTTGAACAACTAAATGCCTAGCAGTAGTTTATTTATGTCTCCTAAAATATGGAGAAAGCTGTATTCAGAAACTTTAATCTGATTTGTCTATGATATTGTTACTTATGAATCTTTTATGATCACCGTTCTGATGGTACCAATTTAACATAAACAGCAGTTTTGGTTACCATgataaagaatttcaaaatttataggATTATCATGCTCATTGTCATGTCTGCTAGATGCTTTGCATGATAACAATTAGAAGTATTACTTATGTGCAGAGAAGATTGGAATGATTCAGTGGTAATAATAGATGCTTTGTGTTCAATTGTTATATTCTTACATCTGCTCCTCTAAAAACACTGCAACATATAAtgtaataaatgaaatattttaatttgcatATAGCTTTGGCACTAATAATTGGTTTTCAAGCAACATGTTAGATTAGTGCCTCaactaaaatttcaaattgataTTAACTTACATCAAAATGTGATATATTCAAAATCCTGAAATTCTATTTGACAATcagttattaaaagaaaaagattataGCTCATAATCATGTATATATCCATATTTGTGATGAAGGGTAATTGCATTTGTTCCCTCAATTGGGGATAATTATAGTTACCAGAGTAGCtaaaaccaaacaaaaattcaGGTTCCAATACCGATCTGAAATGTCTGTGTTGTGTATCATGGCATTTATACATTAGTATCAATAATTCAAAACATGAGCACTGGAGATACGCTGATAAGGAAGATTTACTAATTAGAAGGGCCGTGCTCTTGGGTTGAGTCTGTTTATAAGTTCAAATAGTTTGTCCAAGTTTAATCTACCCACTTTACTTTATCTTCCTTTTGGATTGTATATAATGTtccattataaattttgtttgacAGGGACGAGGTCCCCTCCCAGCAGCTGCTGGCAGTGGCGGCGGCAACGCTACTACAATTACTACTGCCGGAGGTCAACCTGGTCCAGCTCCTGCAGGAACTGGTTATGATGCTCCCATAGGGCCTGGCTATGGTGCATCTACAGGTTCCACTTATGATGCACAAAGGGGTGCTACTTATGACACTCAGAGGTTGACTGGTTCCAATGCATTTAGAGGATCTGCTTATGATTCCAAGAGAGGTTCGGGGTATGATATGCAGAGAGCACCTGCTTATGATGCACCTAGAGCTGCTGGCTATGATGCACAGTCAAGAGGGGTTGCTGGTCCTCATGGACATGCTCGGCCAATGAACAATATGCCTTATGGATCCACAACACCGCCTGCTCGTAGTGGAGGTGGATATGAACCTGCTCGCGGTGTAAACCCTGCTAGGAGATGATGACCTTGAGTCTTGAGAGAAGCCATTGATGGCAATCACAAATCAAATCATTCAAATCTGAATGGTTGAAACTTCTGGTTGTCCTACCATAATTTAATGTGCATAGTGGACGAGGGAAAGAAATGTTTATTAAATGCATAGTCGATAATGAAAAATACATTCTCACTGCGTATGATTGTTGTACATGAGTTTGGTAAAACAGGGTACAATCTACCCCTACCGATTAATTGAGTACTTTTATTTGGGATAActtaattttctctctcttttttttttaaccttgtTTCAAATCTAATTTCTCTTTCAATCTAGTTACATGCgtattcctaattttttttttgcgtgTTTGTGAATTTTCATGGCTTTACCttttaaattagattttagCTAATTTTTCTATAAAGAAATTGTACAGTGTGAGATACTTGTGTCATTCAAGATTTTTGACTTACATGATTGCAATACCGACAATTGCAATGCAATTGAGCCGTTGAAAGTTTAATATGGATTTTATATGTGAATAAATAGCTCGATATCCACAAAGTTGGATactatatgtttaatttttgttccaaagaactttttttataaaaaatttttaaaaattgagttgAAGAAAATATTCTATGCAAATGTGAGATGATGCATTTATAAaaaatctctcttttttttttattgtaatgcATTTATACATTAGTATCAATAATTCAAAATATGGCTTATCTTGAGCATTGGAGATAGGCTGATAAGGAAGATTTACTAATTAGAAGGGCCATGCTCTTGGGTTGAGTCTGTTTGTAAGTTCAAATAGTTTGTCCAAGTTTAATCTACCCACTTTATTAAATGCATCGTcgataatgaaaatatttattaaatgcaTCATCGTCCATAGTGAAAAATACATTCTCACTGTGTATAATTGCTGTACATGAGTTTGGTAACAAAACAGGTACAATCTACCCCTACCAATTAATTAGAGTACTTTTATTTGGGATAActtaattttctcttctttttttcttaatcttgtTTCAAATCTAATTTCTCTTTCAATCTAGTTACATGCATATTCCTATATTTTTTCAAGGCCTTACCTTTTCAAGGTACAACAAGGAGTAACCAAATGTTCATTAATTGTTTGAATCTTCCTATTTGATGTATTTGCTTTTGTTTGtcgtatatttttgttaatagttTTGAGTCTGACTGCTATTAATCGCTTTGTGCAGTATGTCATCACAATGAATTGAGGTTGGAGCAGTGTGAATTCCTGTGTGAGTGATAGAGATTAAAATACGGGTAAAGAAAGACAAGCAAATGAAATGAGGACAACACTAATCCTGTTTAATTGAAATATGAAATACaggaggaaaggaaattcctaCTGCCCAGAGCTAAGCTCCTAAGAAGCAACCGTGAAGGCTCTTCTCCCAAAATAACAATATCTGCATGTCCCCCATACAATCCCTCCTCCCTGATTCTATAAACAAACAATattcccttcttctttctcttctaaccCACCTACCCCTCCTAGTGTGCCACGTCACCCATTCTAGGTTTCTTCCTCACATACACCCTGCCCCACCTCTTCTTACCATCCTCTTCTTGGATCAAGGGCTCATTTAGCCCAACAACATTCGGGTCTGTATCAATACTCCCTTCTTGAAATAGAGCCTTGTCCCCAAGGCTAAATTCTGGAAATTGGCTCCTAATTGTAACCTCATCCTCCCAAGTAGCTTCTTCTGCCAATTTCCCCTTCCACTGAACCAGCACttgcttcttggtttccccTCTTTTTGTGTTGCTTCTTGCAGCCAAGATCAACTCAGGGATCATTAATTCTGCTCTATCATCCTCCAGCCCCGTAGGAAGGACCTCTTCAACCTTGTATTTCCCAACTGCCTTTTTCAATAGGGACACATGAAAAACTGGGTGAATCTTTGAAGATGGTGGCAAATTTAAGCGATAGGCCACTTCCCCAATCCTCTCCACAACCTCAAAGGGTCCATAATATTTAGCACTCAACTTAGGACTGACCCTGCTCATAACAGAATGTTGCCTATTCTGCTTCAATTTCAGAAAGACCAAGTCCCCTACCTCGAAATTCCTCTCCCTACGATGCTTGTTAGCCTGAACTCTCATCCTATCCTGAGCTCGAAGCAAATGGGTCTTCAACTGTCTCAGAACTTCATCCCTCTCCAAAAGATCCTTCTGGACAGCTTCCATTTTCACTTCCCCTTGTACTACTTGAACAATCTTAGGTGGCTGTCTCCCATATACAGCTTCAAAAGGACTCATTCCCGTGGACCCATGGTAGGTTGTATTGAACCAATACTCAGCCCAAGGCATCCACAACACCCAGGTTTTAGGTTGATCCGTGATAAAGCAACGTAAATAAGTTTCAAGGCACCTGTTGGTAACTTCGGTCTGACCATCCGATTGGGGGTGGTAGGCTGTGCTCATTTGAAGCTTTGTCCcctgcattttaaaaaattctttccAAAACAGACTCATAAATAAGGGGTCACGATCACTCACAACGGAGTTAGGAACCCCATGAAGTCGCACTACCTCTTTCACAAATATTTCCGCAAGAGTCCTGGCTGTATAAGGGTGTTTAAGGGGCACAAAATGACAGTATTTTGTCAATCGGTCTACTACCACCAAGATCGCTTCAAACCCTCTTGATCTCGGTAAACCAGTAATAAAATCGATACTGATATCTTCCCAAACCCTCTCTGGAATTGGTAAAGGCTGCAGTAGACCACTGGGAGCTGAGGTGACATATTTCTGCCTCTGGCATGTGTCGCAAGCCTGAACATACTGCTGTACATCCCCCTTCATTCCCCTCCAATATAGATTGGCAGCAATTCTTCTATAAGTACGATAGAAGCCTGAGTGTCCACCTTGAGGCGTAGCATGGAATTCCTCCAAAAATTTAGAAATCCAATCTGAATTTTCAGGAATCACCAAACGGTTTTTATAGTAAAGCACCCCTTGTTTATAAGCATATCCAGCCTTTACTCTTTCTCCCTTATTCTTCTTCACCTCTTCAATCAATTTCCTCAATTTCGCATCTGCATGTATCTCTTCATTTAACTGTTGCCAATCCAACCAAACTGGGAAATAAACCATATTATTTAACTCTATTTCATATCTGCTCCGAGATAAAGCATCAGCTCCACTATTCTCCTTTCCCGGCTTGTAaatgatttcaaaattatagCCCAGAAGCTTGGCCACCCAATTCTGCTGCCCTCCAGTCGTGATACGTTGCTGCAATAATTGTTTGAGGCTCTTTTGATCTGAAAAAACTGTGAATTTTCGCCCCAGGAGATAAGGCCTCCAGTGCTGTATTGCAAGAGCTACTGCCATCAATTCTTTTTCATATGCAGATTTTGTTAGATTACGGGAACTTAACGCCCTGCTGTAATAAGCCACAGGTTTCTTGCGTTGCATTAAAATAGCCCCAATTCCTGTCCCGGATGCATCACACTCCAAGGAAAACTCCTCATCAAAATTTGGCAATTGCAATACTGGAGCTGTTGTGATTTTCCTCTTAAGCGCCTCAAAAGCTTCTTGAGCTTTGGTATTCCACCCAAATCCATCCTTCTTTGTCAACTCAGTAAGGGGTTTAGCTATTTTCCCATAGTCCTTAATAAATTTTCGATAATACCCCGTAAGTCCCAAGAATCCTCGAACACCTCTTACATTCTTTGGAACAGGCCAATCTAACACACTACTCACCTTAGCTGGATCAACTGCCACTCCTTGGCTTGAAATTATATGTCCCAAATACTCTACCTTCTCCTTTCCAAATGAGCATTTCTCTCTGTTGGCAAATAAACTATGAGTCCTCAACACATTCAACACATTTTCCAACAACTTCAAATGTTCCTCCCAGTTGCCACTATACACAAGGATATCATCAAAAAATACTAATACACCCCGTCTCAGTAACGTTCTAAatacttcattcatgagtgcttGAAAGGTAGATGGTGCATTCATTAATCCAAAAGGCATTACAAGATACTCGTAATGGCCATCATGTGTCCTAAAAGTTGTTTTAGGAATGTCCTCCTCTCTCATCCTAACTTGATGGTATCCCGAACGTAAATCCAATTTTGAGAAGAATCGTGCCCCATGCAATTCATCCAAAAGTTCTTCTATCACAAGAATAGGGAATTTGTCCGGTATGGTGACCTTGTTCAATGCTCTATAGTCTACACACATACGCCActtgttttgtttcttctttacTAAAATTACAGGGCTGGAATATGCACTCTGACTATGCCTCACATGACCAGCCTCCATCAATTCCTTCACTTGTCTCTCAATCTCATTCTTCTGATGATAAGCATATCTGTATGGCCTCACATTAATAGGCTCCTGCCCTGGTTTAAGGTTGATCCTATGTTCCTTTGAACGTACCGGAGGTAACCCCTTAGGCTCTTCAAAAACCTCCTTGAATTTATTCAACAACTCCTCCAACACACTTCTCTGTTCAGGACTCCAATCATCCAATTCACCCTTCCTCTTTTCCTCCAACACCCCACAAACTGACACCAATAAAGATTCTTCACGAGGGACCCCCTTTAACACTGTTTCTCCCTGTTCAGTGTTAATCTTCATAATCTGTTTCTTCCAATCCACAGTTGTTTCTCCTAACGTGGACAACCACGACATGCCCAATATCATATCCATGTCCTCCAAATCAAAGAGGAACGCATCAATCACAAATTCCCCTTTGTCAAACTGCACCTTGAGGCCACGACACACCCCTTGAGTGACAGATTTGTGCCCATCTCCCATCAAAATCCTCATATGTTTTGTCTCGTCCCACTGCCATCCCAGAGCCTCAACCAATTTTCGAGAAACAAAATTGTGAGTTGCCCCACTGTCAACCAGAAACAGCAAAGGTATCTCACCTATTTTACCCCGCAACTTCATCGTTCTCGGTGGAGCATCACCTCCCGTTGCCATCGAACAGAGACTTAACGTCGTACAAGCGCCCTCTATCTCGCCCGCCTCCAATGCATCATCGTCCTCATGCTCCTCTTCAATGTCGTCGCATTCAACTTGGATCTCCTCATTTAGCATCACGACCCGAAGCTGTTTGACGGGGCACTGATGGAGCGGCCCGTATGAACCTCCACACTTAAAACACAATCCTCTCTGCTTACGATCCAATAGATCCTGATAGGAGAGGTGGTGTGTCCCTCTATCCCTAGGTCTATTATTGCTCTTCTCACCTCCATCTTTTTTGTCATTTGGGCCTGGCCCATTTACTCCCCAACTTCCATTATTCTGACGTGGGCCTATTCGACCCACAATACTTGAAATGGGTCGGGCACCAATCTGGGTCCTGCCATCCCCACGTGCCTCACCTCTTCCCTGCCAGACTCTGCTTCTACCAGAAAGTTCCACATCAATGGCTCTCGCCAGGTTCATCATTCGCCCCCTAGTCAGAGGATTTGCCACATGCAAACTTCGCATACGATTACGGATTTCGTCCTTCAACCCATGCGTAAAGTACGAGAAATACTGTTCATCTTGCATCCTAGGTACCTGGGCAATTAGACACTCAAAGCTTCGGATATAATCCTCCATACTCCCAATTTGTTTCAGCGAAGCCAATTGATCATACACACTGCCTTCTCCTCTTCCACCATACCTTTCCAACAGCTCTCTCTTCAAATCTTCCCAACTCAACTCCTCATACTCATTCAACAAAGAATGGAAAAAATGTATGGTTCCTCCTTCCATGCAGAGTTGGGCTAAACTCACACGAACTGCCTCGCGAGTTTCTTGTACTGTGAAATAGATCTCCGCCCTCGCAATCCAGCCCGCTGGGTCCTCACCATAAAATGAgggtaactcaatttttttcattgacTGACGAAATTCCACCAAATCATCTCCGTCAAGCTGCTTCAAGCTCGGATTTCCTCCAGATTTTACCCCTCCAGAACTTGGTGTCTTTTTCTTCACTGATCCTTGTCCCTCGCCTTCTTCCTCACCTCCTTTCGAAAAACTCGACAGGAGCGTGATTAATTTGGACTGATTTTCAGCAGCTTCCTTACGTACCTTCTCAATCGATTCGGCTGACTCCTTTCGTAAGGCTTCCATATGGCTCTGGTTCTGTAACGACTGAACCACCAGCTCCTCCACAATGGCTTTGAGCTTCGTGACCTCACCAGCGACAAACTCCACCTTCGCATCATCACTCTCCTCAGCCACTGGTTCTCCCGGAGCATTGTTCTTCCTCGGGGGCATTTTCGAATATCCGGCAGGTCGGACCAATGATAGAGATTAAAATACGGGTAAAGAAAGACAAGCAAATGAAATGAGGACAACACTAATCCTGTTTAATTGAAATATGAAATACaggaggaaaggaaattcctaCTGCCCAGAGCTAAGCTCCTAAGAAGCAACCGT
Encoded proteins:
- the LOC114397493 gene encoding protein FLX-like 2, with the translated sequence MGSKGRMPPPPHLRRPHPQHPAAMPHPLVVPFDFLPPPQVMEQKLASQHAEMQRLSTENQRLAATHSVLRQELAAAQHEMQMLHGHVVALKGEREQQIRAQMEKIAKMESEAQGSESVKMELQQVRGEAQNLVVSRDELVSKAQHLTQELQRVHADAVQIPALISEFECLRQEYQHCRATFDYEKNLYNDHLESLQVMEKNYVSMSREVEKLRAELTNTANVDRRSSGPYGGTSGTNENEASGLPVGQNAYEDGYSVMQGRGPLPAAAGSGGGNATTITTAGGQPGPAPAGTGYDAPIGPGYGASTGSTYDAQRGATYDTQRLTGSNAFRGSAYDSKRGSGYDMQRAPAYDAPRAAGYDAQSRGVAGPHGHARPMNNMPYGSTTPPARSGGGYEPARGVNPARR